A window of Primulina tabacum isolate GXHZ01 chromosome 4, ASM2559414v2, whole genome shotgun sequence contains these coding sequences:
- the LOC142542910 gene encoding calcium-dependent protein kinase 1-like codes for MGNCSSLHTTTVTPPAPANGGGADPAITVLPLDAPPPPRHPLPAGPGRVLGRPMSDIHSVYIFGRELGRGQFGVTHLVTHRATRLTYACKSIATRKLLNADDVADVRREVQIMHHLTGNRNIVELKEVFEDRHNVHLVMELCGGGELFDRIIAKGHYSERAAAGLCRQIVTVVHACHSMGVMHRDLKPENFLFLSTLEDSPLKATDFGLSVFFKQGEVFKDLVGSAYYVAPEVLRRNYGSGADIWSAGVILYILLSGVPPFWGENEKGIFEAVLHGHLDFVSEPWPLISSSAKDLVKKMLQADPKDRLNAVEVLNHPWMREDGDASDKPLDIAVLSRMKQFRAMNKLKKVALKVIAENLSEEEIIGLKEMFKSMDTDNSGTITFEELKAGLPKLGTKLSESEARQLMEAADVDGNGTIDYIEFITATMHMNRVEREDHLYKAFEYFDKDKSGYITMEELEHALKEYNMGDTKTIKEILAEVDTDNDGRINYDEFVAMMRKGNPDLVANRRRK; via the exons ATGGGTAACTGCAGCAGCCTTCACACCACCACCGTCACACCACCGGCCCCGGCGAACGGTGGCGGGGCAGATCCCGCCATCACCGTCCTGCCTTTGGACGCGCCACCACCTCCTCGCCATCCCCTCCCCGCCGGACCAGGCCGCGTCCTCGGACGACCCATGTCGGATATCCATTCCGTCTATATTTTTGGCCGGGAACTTGGCAGGGGTCAATTCGGGGTGACCCATCTCGTGACACATCGCGCCACGCGCTTGACCTACGCCTGCAAATCGATCGCTACAAGGAAGCTCCTGAACGCAGATGACGTGGCCGACGTCCGCCGTGAGGTTCAGATCATGCACCATCTTACTGGGAACCGTAATATCGTGGAGCTGAAAGAAGTATTCGAAGATCGGCATAATGTGCATTTGGTGATGGAATTATGTGGCGGCGGCGAGCTCTTTGATCGGATTATTGCTAAGGGACATTACTCGGAGCGCGCGGCGGCGGGGCTTTGTAGGCAAATTGTGACCGTGGTGCACGCCTGTCATTCCATGGGGGTTATGCACAGGGATTTGAAACCTGAGAATTTCTTGTTTTTGAGTACTCtcgaggattcaccgctcaAGGCCACTGATTTTGGATTGTCCGTGTTTTTCAAACAAG GAGAAGTATTCAAGGATCTTGTTGGTAGTGCGTACTATGTGGCTCCTGAAGTGTTGCGTCGAAATTACGGCTCCGGGGCTGATATTTGGAGTGCTGGAGTGATACTCTATATTTTACTCAGTGGAGTTCCACCCTTCTGGGGAG AGAACGAGAAGGGAATATTTGAAGCTGTTTTGCATGGTCACCTTGATTTTGTATCTGAACCTTGGCCATTGATATCAAGTAGCGCCAAGGACCTTGTGAAAAAGATGCTACAAGCTGATCCTAAGGATAGGCTGAATGCAGTTGAAGTCTTAA ACCATCCATGGATGAGAGAAGATGGAGATGCATCTGATAAGCCTCTTGACATCGCTGTTTTAAGTAGAATGAAGCAGTTCCGAGCGATGAATAAGCTCAAGAAAGTAGCTCTCAAG GTAATTGCAGAAAATCTTTCTGAAGAAGAAATCATTGGCTTGAAGGAGATGTTCAAATCCATGGATACGGATAACAGTGGAACCATTACTTTTGAAGAACTAAAAGCTGGTCTACCAAAGCTGGGTACCAAACTCTCTGAATCAGAAGCGAGACAGTTGATGGAAGCG GCTGATGTTGATGGAAATGGAACAATAGATTACATTGAATTTATAACAGCGACAATGCACATGAACCGAGTCGAAAGGGAAGACCATCTGTACAAAGCTTTCGAATATTTTGACAAGGACAAAAGCGG GTATATCACGATGGAAGAACTCGAGCATGCGCTGAAAGAATACAACATGGGCGATACTAAAACGATTAAAGAAATCCTTGCAGAAGTAGACACAGACAAT GATGGGAGAATAAACTATGATGAATTTGTTGCAATGATGAGGAAAGGTAACCCAGATTTGGTCGCAAATAGACGGCGAAAATAG